From Streptomyces sp. Edi4, one genomic window encodes:
- the efeU gene encoding iron uptake transporter permease EfeU — protein MFANYLIGLREGLEASLVVCILVAYLVKTGRRDALKPVWAGIAVAVIVAFGFGAGLEFGSQEMTFKAQEALGGSLSIVAVALVTWMVFWMRRTARHLKSELHGKLDSALRMGTGALVATAFLAVGREGLETALFVWTSVHAAGSENGTAEPMIGALLGLATAVFLGWLFYRGALKINLAKFFTWTGGMLVVVAAGVLAYGVHDLQEADFIPGINSLAFDISSTIPPDSWYGTLLKGVLNFQPDPTVLQSVVWALYLIPTLTLFFAPVGFRKSVGATRAEGQKAVHEQGESADGGARDGDRTDGGRERLRDGARGAGSRTVGDEG, from the coding sequence ATGTTCGCCAACTATCTGATCGGCCTGCGCGAAGGGCTCGAAGCGAGCCTGGTCGTCTGCATCCTGGTCGCCTACCTCGTCAAGACCGGCCGCAGGGACGCCCTGAAGCCCGTGTGGGCGGGCATCGCGGTCGCCGTGATCGTGGCGTTCGGGTTCGGCGCGGGGCTCGAATTCGGCTCGCAGGAAATGACGTTCAAGGCGCAGGAGGCGCTGGGTGGTTCGCTGTCCATCGTCGCCGTCGCCCTGGTCACCTGGATGGTGTTCTGGATGCGGCGCACCGCGCGGCATCTGAAGAGCGAGCTCCACGGCAAGCTCGACTCGGCTCTGCGCATGGGCACCGGCGCGCTGGTGGCGACCGCGTTCCTGGCGGTCGGCCGCGAGGGTCTGGAGACGGCGCTGTTCGTCTGGACATCGGTGCACGCGGCCGGGTCCGAGAACGGTACCGCCGAGCCGATGATCGGCGCCCTGCTCGGTCTCGCCACCGCGGTGTTCCTCGGCTGGCTGTTCTACCGGGGCGCGCTCAAGATCAACCTGGCGAAGTTCTTCACGTGGACCGGCGGCATGCTGGTGGTCGTCGCGGCCGGCGTGCTCGCGTACGGGGTGCACGACCTCCAGGAGGCCGACTTCATCCCGGGCATCAACTCCCTTGCCTTCGACATCAGTTCGACGATCCCGCCGGACAGCTGGTACGGGACCCTCCTCAAGGGCGTCCTCAACTTCCAGCCCGACCCGACGGTCCTCCAGAGCGTCGTGTGGGCGCTCTACCTGATCCCCACGCTCACGCTGTTCTTCGCCCCGGTAGGGTTCCGGAAGTCCGTGGGGGCTACGAGGGCCGAGGGGCAGAAGGCGGTTCATGAGCAGGGTGAGTCGGCTGATGGCGGCGCTCGCGACGGCGACCGTACTGACGGTGGGCGCGAGCGGCTGCGTGACGGTGCACGGGGAGCGGGAAGTCGTACCGTCGGCGACGAAGGCTGA
- a CDS encoding bifunctional DNA primase/polymerase: MGAEFGRSRGEESKLSRWLRRRPKDAPGADQSRLDLLLAVAAAGLPLAPAAHPVGFRCSCERVGCPTPARHPVSFAWQTQSTTDRAQIERWALGQPEANFITATGMVHDVLDVPLEAGREALARLLSEGVDVGPVAEAAGDGDHGRMLFFTATRGTPEDEDEWWPCELDCHPETMDEHPGLRWHCRGSYVLVPPARLPGELGVAWVRGPELALPDPLTLLEALTDACARYAGQSGSPAAAWPLGR; this comes from the coding sequence ATGGGCGCTGAGTTCGGCCGTTCCCGCGGCGAGGAGAGCAAACTGTCCCGCTGGCTGCGCAGGCGGCCCAAGGACGCTCCGGGCGCGGACCAGAGCCGGCTCGATCTGCTGCTCGCCGTGGCCGCCGCCGGGCTGCCGCTCGCGCCTGCCGCCCACCCCGTGGGCTTCCGGTGTTCGTGCGAGCGCGTCGGGTGTCCCACGCCGGCCCGCCATCCCGTCTCCTTCGCCTGGCAGACGCAGTCCACCACCGACCGCGCGCAGATCGAGCGCTGGGCGCTCGGGCAGCCCGAGGCCAACTTCATCACCGCGACCGGCATGGTCCACGACGTGCTCGACGTGCCGCTCGAAGCGGGGCGCGAGGCGCTGGCGCGGCTGCTCTCCGAGGGCGTCGACGTCGGGCCCGTCGCCGAGGCGGCCGGTGACGGCGACCACGGGCGGATGCTGTTCTTCACCGCGACGCGGGGTACGCCGGAGGACGAGGACGAGTGGTGGCCCTGCGAGCTCGACTGCCACCCCGAGACGATGGACGAGCATCCCGGGCTGCGGTGGCACTGCCGGGGGAGCTACGTGCTGGTGCCGCCGGCACGGTTGCCGGGGGAGCTCGGGGTCGCGTGGGTACGAGGGCCGGAACTTGCGCTTCCGGATCCGCTGACGTTGCTTGAGGCGCTGACGGACGCGTGCGCGCGGTACGCAGGCCAGTCCGGGTCCCCGGCCGCCGCCTGGCCCCTGGGCCGCTGA